From the genome of Chlorocebus sabaeus isolate Y175 chromosome 2, mChlSab1.0.hap1, whole genome shotgun sequence, one region includes:
- the ITGB2 gene encoding integrin beta-2 isoform X1 produces the protein MLGLRPPLLALVGLLSLGCVLSQECTKFKVSSCRECIESGPACTWCQKLNFTGPGDPDSIRCDTRPQLLMRGCPADDIMDPRSLAETQENHDGGQTQLSPQKVTLYLRPGQAAEFTVTFRRAKGYPIDLYYLMDLSYSMLDDLRNVKKLGGDLLQALNEITESGRIGFGSFVDKTVLPFVNTHPDKLRNPCPNKEKECQAPFAFRHVLKLTSNSNQFQREVGKQLISGNLDAPEGGLDAMMQVAACPEEIGWRNVTRLLVFATDDGFHFAGDGKLGAILTPNDGRCHLEDNMYKKSNEFDYPSVGQLAHKLAENNIQPIFAVTRKMVKTYEKLTEIIPKSAVGELSDDSSNVVQLIKNAYNKLSSRVFLDHNALPDTLKVTYDSFCSNGVTLKDQSRGDCDGVQINVPVTFRVKVTATECIQEQSFVIRALGFTDTVTVRVLPQCECRCRDQSRDRSFCHGKGFLECGICRCDTGYIGKTCECQTQGRSSQELEGSCRKDNNSVICSGLGDCVCGQCLCHTSDVPGKMIYGQYCECDTVNCERYNSQVCGGPGRGRCFCGKCQCVQGFEGSACQCERTTEGCLNPRRVECSGRGRCRCNVCQCERNYQPPLCQECPGCSSPCGEHISCAECLKFDKGPFGKNCSAACRRLQLSNNPVKGRTCKERDSEGCWVTYMLEQQDGWDRYIIYVDESRECVAGPNIAAIVGGTVAGIVLIGVLLLVIWKALTHLSDLREYRRFEKEKLKSQWNNDNPLFKSATTTVMNPKFAES, from the exons ATGCTGGGCCTGCGCCCTCCTCTGCTCGCCCTGGTGGGGCTGCTCTCCCTCGGGTGCG TCCTCTCTCAGGAGTGCACGAAGTTCAAGGTCAGCAGCTGCCGGGAGTGCATCGAGTCGGGACCCGCCTGCACCTGGTGCCAGAAGCTG AACTTCACAGGGCCAGGGGATCCTGACTCCATTCGCTGTGACACCCGGCCACAGCTGCTCATGAGGGGCTGTCCCGCGGACGACATCATGGACCCCAGGAGCCTCGCTGAAACCCAGGAAAACCACGATGGGGGCCAGACGCAGCTGTCCCCACAAAAAGTGACTCTTTACCTGCGACCAG GCCAGGCAGCAGAGTTCACCGTGACCTTCCGGCGGGCCAAGGGCTACCCCATCGACCTGTACTACCTGATGGACCTCTCCTACTCCATGCTCGACGACCTCAGGAATGTCAAGAAGCTGGGTGGCGACCTGCTCCAGGCCCTCAACGAGATCACCGAGTCCGGCCGCATTG GCTTCGGGTCCTTCGTGGACAAGACCGTGCTGCCGTTCGTGAACACGCACCCCGATAAGCTGCGAAACCCATGTCCTAACAAGGAGAAAGAGTGCCAGGCCCCGTTTGCCTTCAGGCACGTGCTGAAGTTGACCAGCAACTCCAACCAGTTTCAGAGAGAGGTCGGGAAGCAGCTGATTTCAGGAAACCTGGATGCACCCGAGGGTGGACTGGACGCCATGATGCAGGTCGCCGCCTGCCCG GAGGAAATCGGCTGGCGCAACGTCACACGGCTGCTGGTGTTCGCCACCGACGACGGCTTCCACTTCGCGGGCGACGGGAAGCTGGGTGCCATCCTGACCCCCAATGACGGCCGCTGTCACCTGGAGGACAACATGTACAAGAAGAGCAACGAGTTC GACTACCCATCGGTGGGCCAGCTGGCGCACAAGCTGGCCGAAAACAACATCCAGCCCATCTTCGCGGTGACCAGGAAGATGGTGAAGACCTACGAG AAACTCACTGAGATCATCCCGAAGTCAGCGGTGGGGGAGCTGTCTGACGACTCCAGCAATGTGGTCCAGCTCATTAAGAATGCTTACAAT AAACTCTCCTCCAGGGTCTTCCTGGATCACAACGCCCTCCCCGACACCCTGAAAGTCACCTATGACTCCTTCTGCAGCAATGGAGTGACCCTCAAGGACCAGTCCAGAGGTGACTGCGACGGCGTGCAGATCAATGTCCCG GTCACCTTCCGGGTGAAGGTCACGGCCACAGAGTGTATCCAGGAGCAGTCGTTTGTCATCCGGGCACTGGGCTTCACGGACACAGTGACCGTACGGGTCCTTCCCCAGTGTGAGTGCCGGTGCCGGGACCAGAGCAGAGACCGAAGCTTCTGCCATGGCAAGGGCTTCTTGGAGTGTGGCATCTGCAG GTGTGACACTGGCTACATTGGGAAAACCTGTGAGTGCCAGACGCAGGGCCGGAGCAGCCAGgagctggaaggaagctgtcgGAAGGACAACAACTCCGTCATCTGCTCAGGGCTGGGGGACTGCGTCTGCGGGCAGTGTCTGTGCCACACCAGCGACGTCCCCGGCAAGATGATATATGGGCAGTACTGCGAGTGTGACACCGTCAACTGTGAGCGCTACAACAGCCAGGTCTGCGGCGGCCCGG GGAGGGGGCGTTGCTTCTGCGGGAAGTGCCAGTGCGTCCAGGGCTTCGAAGGCTCAGCGTGCCAGTGCGAGAGGACCACCGAGGGCTGCCTGAACCCGCGGCGCGTCGAGTGCAGCGGCCGTGGCCGGTGCCGCTGCAACGTGTGTCAGTGCGAAAGGAATTACCAGCCGCCTCTGTGCCAGGAGTGCCCCGGCTGCTCCTCGCCCTGCGGCGAGCACAT TTCCTGTGCTGAGTGCCTGAAGTTCGACAAAGGCCCTTTCGGGAAGAACTGCAGCGCGGCGTGTCGGCGCCTGCAGCTGTCGAACAACCCCGTGAAGGGCAGGACCTGCAAGGAGAGGGACTCAGAGGGCTGCTGGGTGACGTACATGCTGGAGCAGCAGGACGGGTGGGATCGCTACATCATCTATGTGGATGAGAGCCGAG AGTGCGTGGCGGGCCCCAACATCGCCGCCATCGTTGGGGGCACTGTGGCGGGCATCGTGCTGATCGGCGTCCTCCTGCTGGTCATCTGGAAGGCCCTGACCCACCTGAGCGACCTCCGGGAGTACAGGCGTTTTGAGAAGGAGAAGCTCAAGTCCCAGTGGAACAAC GATAATCCCCTTTTCAAGAGTGCCACCACGACGGTCATGAACCCTAAGTTTGCTGAGAGTTAG
- the ITGB2 gene encoding integrin beta-2 isoform X2: MQRSQMWSWFLRPQDMLGLRPPLLALVGLLSLGCVLSQECTKFKVSSCRECIESGPACTWCQKLNFTGPGDPDSIRCDTRPQLLMRGCPADDIMDPRSLAETQENHDGGQTQLSPQKVTLYLRPGQAAEFTVTFRRAKGYPIDLYYLMDLSYSMLDDLRNVKKLGGDLLQALNEITESGRIGFGSFVDKTVLPFVNTHPDKLRNPCPNKEKECQAPFAFRHVLKLTSNSNQFQREVGKQLISGNLDAPEGGLDAMMQVAACPEEIGWRNVTRLLVFATDDGFHFAGDGKLGAILTPNDGRCHLEDNMYKKSNEFDYPSVGQLAHKLAENNIQPIFAVTRKMVKTYEKLTEIIPKSAVGELSDDSSNVVQLIKNAYNKLSSRVFLDHNALPDTLKVTYDSFCSNGVTLKDQSRGDCDGVQINVPVTFRVKVTATECIQEQSFVIRALGFTDTVTVRVLPQCECRCRDQSRDRSFCHGKGFLECGICRCDTGYIGKTCECQTQGRSSQELEGSCRKDNNSVICSGLGDCVCGQCLCHTSDVPGKMIYGQYCECDTVNCERYNSQVCGGPGRGRCFCGKCQCVQGFEGSACQCERTTEGCLNPRRVECSGRGRCRCNVCQCERNYQPPLCQECPGCSSPCGEHISCAECLKFDKGPFGKNCSAACRRLQLSNNPVKGRTCKERDSEGCWVTYMLEQQDGWDRYIIYVDESRECVAGPNIAAIVGGTVAGIVLIGVLLLVIWKALTHLSDLREYRRFEKEKLKSQWNNDNPLFKSATTTVMNPKFAES, from the exons ATGCAGAGAAGCCAGATGTGGTCTTGGTTTCTTAGGCCTCAG GACATGCTGGGCCTGCGCCCTCCTCTGCTCGCCCTGGTGGGGCTGCTCTCCCTCGGGTGCG TCCTCTCTCAGGAGTGCACGAAGTTCAAGGTCAGCAGCTGCCGGGAGTGCATCGAGTCGGGACCCGCCTGCACCTGGTGCCAGAAGCTG AACTTCACAGGGCCAGGGGATCCTGACTCCATTCGCTGTGACACCCGGCCACAGCTGCTCATGAGGGGCTGTCCCGCGGACGACATCATGGACCCCAGGAGCCTCGCTGAAACCCAGGAAAACCACGATGGGGGCCAGACGCAGCTGTCCCCACAAAAAGTGACTCTTTACCTGCGACCAG GCCAGGCAGCAGAGTTCACCGTGACCTTCCGGCGGGCCAAGGGCTACCCCATCGACCTGTACTACCTGATGGACCTCTCCTACTCCATGCTCGACGACCTCAGGAATGTCAAGAAGCTGGGTGGCGACCTGCTCCAGGCCCTCAACGAGATCACCGAGTCCGGCCGCATTG GCTTCGGGTCCTTCGTGGACAAGACCGTGCTGCCGTTCGTGAACACGCACCCCGATAAGCTGCGAAACCCATGTCCTAACAAGGAGAAAGAGTGCCAGGCCCCGTTTGCCTTCAGGCACGTGCTGAAGTTGACCAGCAACTCCAACCAGTTTCAGAGAGAGGTCGGGAAGCAGCTGATTTCAGGAAACCTGGATGCACCCGAGGGTGGACTGGACGCCATGATGCAGGTCGCCGCCTGCCCG GAGGAAATCGGCTGGCGCAACGTCACACGGCTGCTGGTGTTCGCCACCGACGACGGCTTCCACTTCGCGGGCGACGGGAAGCTGGGTGCCATCCTGACCCCCAATGACGGCCGCTGTCACCTGGAGGACAACATGTACAAGAAGAGCAACGAGTTC GACTACCCATCGGTGGGCCAGCTGGCGCACAAGCTGGCCGAAAACAACATCCAGCCCATCTTCGCGGTGACCAGGAAGATGGTGAAGACCTACGAG AAACTCACTGAGATCATCCCGAAGTCAGCGGTGGGGGAGCTGTCTGACGACTCCAGCAATGTGGTCCAGCTCATTAAGAATGCTTACAAT AAACTCTCCTCCAGGGTCTTCCTGGATCACAACGCCCTCCCCGACACCCTGAAAGTCACCTATGACTCCTTCTGCAGCAATGGAGTGACCCTCAAGGACCAGTCCAGAGGTGACTGCGACGGCGTGCAGATCAATGTCCCG GTCACCTTCCGGGTGAAGGTCACGGCCACAGAGTGTATCCAGGAGCAGTCGTTTGTCATCCGGGCACTGGGCTTCACGGACACAGTGACCGTACGGGTCCTTCCCCAGTGTGAGTGCCGGTGCCGGGACCAGAGCAGAGACCGAAGCTTCTGCCATGGCAAGGGCTTCTTGGAGTGTGGCATCTGCAG GTGTGACACTGGCTACATTGGGAAAACCTGTGAGTGCCAGACGCAGGGCCGGAGCAGCCAGgagctggaaggaagctgtcgGAAGGACAACAACTCCGTCATCTGCTCAGGGCTGGGGGACTGCGTCTGCGGGCAGTGTCTGTGCCACACCAGCGACGTCCCCGGCAAGATGATATATGGGCAGTACTGCGAGTGTGACACCGTCAACTGTGAGCGCTACAACAGCCAGGTCTGCGGCGGCCCGG GGAGGGGGCGTTGCTTCTGCGGGAAGTGCCAGTGCGTCCAGGGCTTCGAAGGCTCAGCGTGCCAGTGCGAGAGGACCACCGAGGGCTGCCTGAACCCGCGGCGCGTCGAGTGCAGCGGCCGTGGCCGGTGCCGCTGCAACGTGTGTCAGTGCGAAAGGAATTACCAGCCGCCTCTGTGCCAGGAGTGCCCCGGCTGCTCCTCGCCCTGCGGCGAGCACAT TTCCTGTGCTGAGTGCCTGAAGTTCGACAAAGGCCCTTTCGGGAAGAACTGCAGCGCGGCGTGTCGGCGCCTGCAGCTGTCGAACAACCCCGTGAAGGGCAGGACCTGCAAGGAGAGGGACTCAGAGGGCTGCTGGGTGACGTACATGCTGGAGCAGCAGGACGGGTGGGATCGCTACATCATCTATGTGGATGAGAGCCGAG AGTGCGTGGCGGGCCCCAACATCGCCGCCATCGTTGGGGGCACTGTGGCGGGCATCGTGCTGATCGGCGTCCTCCTGCTGGTCATCTGGAAGGCCCTGACCCACCTGAGCGACCTCCGGGAGTACAGGCGTTTTGAGAAGGAGAAGCTCAAGTCCCAGTGGAACAAC GATAATCCCCTTTTCAAGAGTGCCACCACGACGGTCATGAACCCTAAGTTTGCTGAGAGTTAG